From the genome of Lotus japonicus ecotype B-129 chromosome 6, LjGifu_v1.2, one region includes:
- the LOC130725366 gene encoding uncharacterized protein LOC130725366, which yields MKSTGFDGSFVVEAVGFYGGIWLLWNKQWGSIDIISSHRQLVHTRITPRGAGSSMLATFVYGSPNVSARYLLWRELRHIAASIFEPWAVVGDFNSYLHASDKVGGGPPNLLSMNKFRDCIVDCSLSDIGFKGPPFTWEGRGVKERIDWALGNDRWVTSFPTSSVLHLPNLKSDHKPLLIRFREDPSDVSQRPFRFLASWLTHAGFPKLVEDASSDHGKWPPSSAAFREAATSWNSEVFGEIGRRKRKLMRRLEGINNKLHMLSIPYLEKLQKRLWEEYYKVLMQEELLWKQNLG from the coding sequence ATGAAATCTACGGGTTTTGATGGTTCTTTTGTGGTGGAAGCTGTCGGCTTTTATGGTGGGATTTGGTTACTTTGGAATAAACAGTGGGGGTCTATTGATATTATTTCTTCTCACCGTCAGCTTGTCCATACTCGTATCACTCCGAGAGGTGCTGGTTCTAGTATGCTAGCTACTTTCGTTTATGGGAGCCCTAACGTGTCAGCTAGGTACCTTCTTTGGCGAGAGCTCAGACACATTGCTGCTTCTATCTTTGAGCCCTGGGCGGTAGTTGGTGACTTTAACTCTTACCTTCATGCCTCAGATAAAGTGGGTGGCGGACCACCTAACCTCCTCTCCATGAATAAATTTCGTGACTGTATTGTTGATTGTTCCCTTTCTGACATTGGCTTCAAAGGTCCCCCTTTTACCTGGGAGGGCAGAGGGGTGAAGGAACGAATCGACTGGGCTTTGGGTAATGATCGTTGGGTCACCTCCTTTCCTACCTCCTCTGTGTTGCACCTCCCCAATTTAAAATCAGATCACAAGCCTCTCTTAATTAGATTTCGTGAAGACCCAAGTGATGTCTCTCAACGTCCGTTTCGTTTCTTAGCTTCGTGGCTTACTCATGCAGGCTTTCCTAAATTGGTTGAGGATGCTTCGAGTGATCACGGTAAATGGCCCCCCTCTTCTGCGGCTTTTCGTGAAGCGGCAACATCTTGGAATAGTGAGGTTTTTGGCGAAATTGGCCGGCGCAAAAGGAAGCTTATGCGGAGGTTGGAAGGTATAAACAACAAGCTTCATATGCTGAGTATCCCTTACCTGGAAAAACTGCAAAAAAGACTTTGGGAGGAGTACTACAAAGTGCTGATGCAGGAAGAGTTACTTTGGAAGCAAAATCTCGGGTAG